Proteins co-encoded in one Ruegeria sp. HKCCD4315 genomic window:
- a CDS encoding glutathione S-transferase family protein translates to MTVKLVGYPVSPFVRKVRVALELKGIGYDLDPVVPYTEREKVLPINPAGTVPVLLPAEGQAPITESADIVAWAEETVPLPGLIPPQPELRQRALQIQQFADSQMAQVFGGMMFGQRIVVPYYFGKDHGKEDMVAQAMTDYAPQLLDAIGNLLGDADYAAGSFSVADIAMSSWLRGAELAGFALDAERWPSIQRWLNRCFAQPGYARVIDSEEGTEVVRWARSRYGATV, encoded by the coding sequence ATGACTGTGAAACTTGTCGGTTACCCGGTGTCGCCCTTTGTCCGCAAGGTTCGGGTGGCGCTGGAATTGAAAGGTATCGGGTACGATCTGGACCCGGTCGTCCCCTATACCGAGCGAGAAAAAGTTCTGCCGATCAACCCGGCTGGAACCGTGCCGGTTCTGCTGCCCGCTGAGGGGCAGGCACCCATCACAGAAAGCGCGGACATCGTCGCCTGGGCGGAAGAGACCGTGCCTTTGCCCGGCCTTATCCCACCACAACCAGAACTGCGCCAACGCGCGTTGCAGATTCAGCAATTCGCCGATAGCCAGATGGCGCAGGTCTTTGGCGGTATGATGTTCGGTCAGCGGATCGTGGTGCCTTATTACTTTGGCAAGGACCACGGAAAAGAGGATATGGTCGCTCAGGCCATGACCGACTACGCGCCGCAATTGCTGGACGCCATTGGCAACCTGCTGGGCGATGCCGACTACGCCGCTGGGTCGTTCAGCGTTGCTGACATCGCGATGTCAAGCTGGCTGCGCGGGGCGGAACTGGCCGGGTTCGCGCTGGATGCCGAACGCTGGCCCTCGATTCAACGCTGGCTTAACCGGTGCTTTGCCCAACCGGGATATGCCCGCGTCATCGACAGCGAAGAGGGGACAGAGGTCGTCCGCTGGGCCCGCTCGCGATACGGCGCCACCGTGTGA
- a CDS encoding glutathione S-transferase family protein has translation MSQPDIHLYTAATMNGYKPVIFLEEAGVPYDLTFIDFSKQEQKAPEFLNLNPNGKIPTIYDRAEGRAIFESGAILWHLAEKYGKFLSDDPLTRSETLQWLFFQVGHVGPMMGQAMYFQRIAAPNGHEEPFSIKRYVDESRRLMEVLNTQLDGRDYIVGDYSIVDMMIYPWARAYPWARVEVDDLPNLKAWFDRIDARPAVQKALTIPKAQPQFWDENADADAFLKENAARFAGDVKKA, from the coding sequence ATGAGCCAACCGGACATTCACCTTTACACCGCCGCCACCATGAACGGTTACAAACCGGTCATTTTTCTGGAAGAAGCCGGTGTACCCTATGACCTGACCTTCATTGATTTTTCGAAACAGGAACAGAAGGCCCCCGAGTTCCTCAACCTGAACCCGAACGGCAAGATCCCCACGATCTATGACCGGGCCGAGGGGCGGGCCATTTTCGAATCCGGCGCAATCCTTTGGCATCTGGCCGAGAAATACGGCAAGTTCCTGTCAGACGATCCGCTTACCCGGTCGGAAACGCTGCAATGGCTGTTCTTTCAGGTCGGCCATGTGGGTCCGATGATGGGGCAGGCGATGTACTTCCAGCGTATCGCAGCGCCCAACGGGCATGAGGAGCCGTTCTCGATCAAGCGTTATGTCGACGAATCCCGCCGCCTGATGGAAGTTCTGAACACCCAGTTGGACGGACGTGACTATATCGTAGGCGACTACTCCATCGTCGATATGATGATCTACCCCTGGGCGCGGGCTTACCCCTGGGCACGGGTCGAGGTTGACGATCTGCCGAACCTCAAGGCCTGGTTCGACCGGATCGACGCGCGCCCGGCCGTGCAGAAGGCGCTGACCATCCCCAAGGCGCAGCCGCAATTCTGGGACGAAAACGCAGATGCTGATGCCTTCCTCAAGGAAAACGCCGCGCGCTTCGCCGGCGACGTGAAAAAGGCTTGA
- a CDS encoding SDR family oxidoreductase — MSKTILITGAGTGLGKGAAFELAKQGHRVIATTHGAEGAETLKAEADALGLTLETVKLDITSAEDRQAAFDRFGADVDVVVANAAIGDTGPIAEVDVNRIRNVFETNVFSTVEFVQPYAQAFARGGRGKVVFVSSIAGFLTFPYLAPYTASKHALEAIAELMREELEPMGVQVATLNPGAYRTGFNDRMYDKMDEWYDPATSITPPEAIRKVRALFAGDELQMDPQPMIDKMAEVIAADNHKFRTVFPEEAIKDVLDYQQKHWTLEI, encoded by the coding sequence ATGAGCAAAACTATCCTGATTACGGGTGCGGGCACCGGGCTTGGCAAAGGTGCGGCGTTCGAACTGGCGAAACAGGGCCATCGCGTGATCGCGACGACCCACGGCGCGGAAGGGGCGGAAACGCTCAAGGCAGAAGCGGACGCGCTGGGTCTGACGCTGGAAACAGTCAAGCTGGACATTACCAGCGCCGAGGACCGTCAGGCCGCCTTTGACCGCTTCGGTGCCGATGTGGATGTCGTGGTGGCAAACGCCGCCATCGGAGATACCGGACCGATTGCTGAGGTTGACGTGAACCGCATCCGGAACGTGTTCGAAACCAATGTGTTCTCGACCGTCGAATTCGTGCAGCCCTATGCGCAGGCTTTTGCCCGCGGTGGCCGCGGCAAGGTGGTGTTCGTCTCGTCGATCGCCGGGTTCCTGACCTTCCCCTATCTGGCCCCCTATACCGCGTCCAAGCACGCGCTGGAGGCCATCGCGGAACTGATGCGCGAGGAACTGGAACCGATGGGTGTTCAGGTCGCGACCCTCAATCCGGGCGCGTACCGGACCGGGTTCAATGACCGGATGTATGACAAGATGGACGAGTGGTACGATCCGGCGACCAGCATTACGCCGCCGGAAGCGATCCGCAAGGTCCGCGCCCTGTTCGCCGGCGACGAGCTACAGATGGACCCGCAGCCGATGATCGACAAAATGGCCGAGGTCATTGCTGCCGATAACCACAAGTTCCGCACGGTGTTCCCGGAAGAGGCGATCAAGGACGTGCTGGACTACCAGCAGAAACACTGGACGCTGGAAATCTGA
- a CDS encoding cupin domain-containing protein, whose product MSNSPLITEGQRAPLADEASPDMYEELVNTGITRLVRMKMPPGATDEPHRHPEEIVYFIKGGTLSIKLEDGSTVVKEVADGDYMHNGPWTHQVSNVGTTTVEAVLFERLDNDVELKD is encoded by the coding sequence ATGAGCAACTCTCCCCTGATCACCGAAGGCCAGCGTGCACCGCTGGCCGACGAGGCATCGCCCGACATGTATGAAGAGCTGGTGAACACCGGCATCACGCGTCTGGTCCGCATGAAAATGCCCCCTGGTGCGACGGATGAGCCGCACCGCCACCCCGAGGAAATCGTCTATTTCATCAAGGGCGGCACGCTGTCCATCAAGCTCGAAGACGGTTCGACTGTCGTGAAAGAGGTGGCGGATGGCGATTACATGCATAACGGCCCCTGGACCCATCAGGTCAGCAATGTCGGAACGACTACGGTTGAGGCCGTGCTGTTCGAGCGTCTGGACAATGACGTGGAACTGAAGGACTGA
- a CDS encoding NAD(P)H-dependent oxidoreductase, which yields MSNIFILNGHQPYPFAKGELNAALINRAAEFLKAAGHDVRVTKIAEGYDVEQEIANHQWADTVIMQFPVNWMGVPWSFKKYMDEVYTVGMDGRLTNGDGRVAEAPKENYGMGGALTGTNYMLSVTLNAPAESFDNPAEPFFEGASLDDLLRPMHLNAKFFGMSQLPTYGAFDVMKNADVESDFARFDAHLARVFGANSVSEVA from the coding sequence ATGAGCAACATTTTTATTCTGAACGGCCACCAGCCTTATCCCTTCGCCAAGGGCGAGCTGAACGCAGCGCTGATTAACCGGGCAGCCGAGTTCCTGAAAGCCGCCGGACATGACGTGCGTGTGACAAAGATCGCCGAAGGTTATGACGTCGAGCAGGAAATCGCCAACCACCAATGGGCCGACACCGTTATCATGCAGTTCCCGGTAAACTGGATGGGTGTCCCGTGGTCGTTCAAGAAGTACATGGACGAGGTTTACACGGTCGGCATGGATGGTCGTTTGACCAATGGTGATGGCCGCGTGGCTGAAGCCCCGAAAGAAAACTACGGTATGGGCGGCGCCCTGACCGGCACCAACTACATGCTGTCCGTCACGTTGAACGCACCAGCCGAATCTTTCGACAACCCCGCCGAGCCGTTCTTTGAAGGCGCATCGCTGGACGATCTGCTGCGCCCGATGCACTTGAACGCCAAGTTCTTTGGCATGTCGCAGCTGCCGACCTATGGCGCCTTTGATGTGATGAAGAACGCCGATGTAGAATCGGATTTCGCCCGTTTTGACGCGCATCTGGCCCGTGTCTTCGGTGCCAATTCCGTTTCGGAAGTAGCCTGA
- a CDS encoding ion transporter, translated as MSSFVQDLKSLRAGVYWWLERPNRDADGPRFLDIALIVLITLNVAAVILETVDSIYFEWNAAFELFESFSLTVFVVEYAARLWAAPENPEYESRLSWATSPLALIDLLAILPALLYLFIPIDLRILRAFRMLRLLKLTRYSPALGMLLAVFEEEAGAFFAGFFILMVMLIFAASGAWLAEHEVQPDAFGSIPAAMWWAMATLTTVGYGDVTPVTVAGKMFGAVITVIGIGMAALPAGIIASGLNDQLHRRRASLEREFRKALEDGTICEAEEAEIEALRKQLGLSRRAADQIRDRIHAEAEARRGHCPHCGKVLSEPL; from the coding sequence ATGAGTAGCTTTGTACAGGACCTGAAAAGTCTGCGCGCCGGGGTCTATTGGTGGCTGGAGCGTCCCAACCGGGACGCAGACGGCCCCCGGTTTCTGGACATTGCCCTGATCGTCCTGATTACGCTGAATGTCGCGGCGGTCATTCTGGAAACGGTAGATTCCATCTATTTCGAATGGAATGCAGCGTTTGAGCTGTTCGAAAGCTTCTCGCTGACCGTGTTCGTTGTGGAATACGCGGCAAGACTGTGGGCAGCGCCGGAAAATCCTGAATATGAGTCCAGGCTGTCCTGGGCGACGTCTCCATTGGCACTGATCGACCTGCTGGCGATATTGCCCGCTCTGCTGTACCTGTTCATTCCCATCGATCTGCGCATTCTGCGCGCGTTCCGGATGCTGCGCCTGCTCAAGCTTACCCGGTATTCACCCGCGCTTGGCATGTTGCTTGCCGTGTTCGAGGAAGAGGCAGGCGCTTTCTTTGCCGGGTTTTTCATCCTGATGGTAATGCTGATCTTTGCCGCCAGCGGCGCCTGGCTGGCCGAGCACGAAGTTCAGCCCGACGCGTTCGGCTCGATCCCGGCGGCCATGTGGTGGGCGATGGCGACGTTGACAACCGTAGGATATGGCGACGTGACGCCTGTGACGGTGGCCGGAAAGATGTTCGGAGCTGTTATCACGGTCATCGGCATCGGAATGGCTGCCTTGCCTGCCGGTATCATCGCCAGCGGTCTCAACGATCAATTGCACCGTCGGCGTGCCAGTCTGGAGCGCGAATTCCGCAAAGCGTTAGAGGATGGCACGATCTGTGAGGCCGAAGAGGCCGAGATCGAGGCGCTGCGCAAGCAACTGGGCCTGTCACGCCGGGCTGCAGATCAGATCCGGGATCGCATCCACGCTGAAGCTGAGGCCAGACGGGGACATTGCCCTCATTGCGGAAAAGTACTCTCCGAACCTTTGTGA
- a CDS encoding low temperature requirement protein A: MALQDHPMWRKPQHHHDLDHAHEHVHWAELFYDLIHVVTIFLLGNYLSHHLDWHGFLVFTGVFIALWYAWGELSIFNSIYVSTDVWHRVIMCVMICTVMFMAASIPAIEGKGWTFFVLGFAANRAMLAALYFRARRVNITGRSMTSEKVRNFSFFAIVFAIIAFLPKPLAYWAFGIAMVATQAIYMIPGISVLRFERFAPRLGHMSERFALLTLIVLGEGFFKLVVTLSEKGIYKVSPDVLVNFVIGGVSMFVMCWIYFDFAGNAKPKDRKPATLVIWWLAHLVLMVCGVLVGVALAAEVKIGFWDPYPTEYAAIGCFGLAGYIAMLWVLRSIIEHRVASDFGRGDVRLFGIVLAIACFFIVPHVPALVANLIWGTALLSQIVVPVSRAWLTFRHE, from the coding sequence ATGGCACTGCAAGACCACCCGATGTGGCGCAAGCCGCAGCATCATCACGACCTCGACCACGCGCATGAACATGTTCACTGGGCCGAGCTATTCTATGACCTGATTCACGTCGTGACCATATTCCTGCTTGGGAACTACCTCTCGCATCACCTGGATTGGCACGGATTCCTGGTGTTTACGGGGGTGTTCATTGCGCTTTGGTACGCGTGGGGCGAGCTTAGCATCTTCAACTCGATCTATGTGAGCACCGATGTCTGGCACCGTGTGATCATGTGCGTGATGATCTGTACGGTGATGTTCATGGCGGCGTCCATTCCAGCCATCGAAGGAAAAGGCTGGACATTCTTCGTACTAGGTTTTGCGGCCAACCGGGCCATGTTGGCGGCGCTGTATTTCAGGGCGCGGCGGGTGAATATTACCGGTCGCTCAATGACGTCCGAGAAAGTCCGTAACTTCTCGTTCTTCGCCATCGTTTTTGCCATCATCGCATTTTTGCCGAAACCGCTGGCCTATTGGGCGTTTGGCATCGCAATGGTGGCAACACAGGCGATCTACATGATCCCGGGCATATCTGTCCTGCGGTTTGAGCGGTTCGCGCCACGACTGGGGCATATGTCCGAGCGTTTTGCACTGCTGACACTGATCGTGCTGGGCGAGGGGTTCTTCAAGCTCGTCGTCACACTGTCGGAAAAGGGCATCTACAAGGTATCCCCGGACGTTCTGGTCAATTTCGTCATCGGTGGAGTGTCGATGTTTGTCATGTGCTGGATCTATTTCGACTTTGCCGGCAATGCCAAGCCGAAGGACAGGAAACCCGCGACCCTGGTGATCTGGTGGTTGGCCCATCTTGTTCTGATGGTATGCGGTGTGTTGGTCGGTGTGGCACTGGCCGCAGAGGTCAAAATCGGATTCTGGGATCCTTATCCGACCGAATACGCCGCCATCGGATGTTTCGGCCTCGCAGGCTATATCGCCATGCTCTGGGTGCTGAGGTCAATCATTGAGCATCGTGTTGCCTCCGACTTCGGACGAGGGGATGTGCGCCTGTTTGGCATTGTGTTGGCAATCGCCTGTTTCTTCATTGTTCCGCACGTCCCGGCTCTGGTGGCCAACCTGATCTGGGGCACGGCGCTGCTGTCGCAGATTGTTGTGCCCGTTTCCCGGGCCTGGCTGACATTCCGCCATGAGTAG
- a CDS encoding helix-turn-helix domain-containing protein produces MRARVEQDEKGRRTAHDACVEPCAIERGMRIIGGKWTGSILWHLKDEPVRFNDLARMVGGASKKMITERLRQLESQGLVQRQVLDTAPVSVQYEITELGCTALGFLDELRKWSEGLPKSVTVDA; encoded by the coding sequence ATGCGAGCACGCGTGGAACAAGACGAAAAAGGCCGTCGCACCGCACATGATGCATGTGTCGAGCCGTGCGCAATTGAACGTGGCATGCGGATTATTGGTGGCAAATGGACCGGCTCTATCCTGTGGCACCTGAAGGACGAGCCCGTTCGCTTCAATGACTTGGCGCGCATGGTCGGCGGCGCCAGCAAAAAGATGATCACAGAACGACTGCGTCAATTGGAATCTCAGGGCCTGGTCCAGCGTCAGGTTCTCGACACAGCACCGGTATCGGTCCAGTATGAGATTACCGAGCTTGGCTGCACTGCTCTGGGTTTCCTCGACGAATTGCGCAAATGGAGCGAAGGCTTGCCAAAGAGTGTCACTGTTGACGCCTGA
- a CDS encoding halocarboxylic acid dehydrogenase DehI family protein — protein sequence MTPDQLQRLKPNSIPPIRPVPERAATADLARVYDRTKRGFGVPWMGVVAMAFAHYPEFYQRLWSSIEPVVATNAFGDACRELRDCVEAQAGVFAPPAISARLAAIGYDTTEVTQITTCNEVFSAGNMPYLLLASLARALLEGHEWTGRGHGSTLPRPADDMTHPVLMEPHHADPETAALYDDIRETLGLPFVNTDYRAFARWPSYFNLAWHDLKPVIQSTAYEPAVSLIHSRSVALAVALPNVTSLSSEDLIEAAARDADPAEVLAVVQLFQWLLPGLAFNVAYFRAQLIRSTL from the coding sequence TTGACGCCTGATCAATTGCAACGACTGAAACCGAACTCCATTCCACCTATACGTCCGGTGCCCGAACGGGCTGCGACGGCAGATTTGGCGCGAGTTTATGATCGCACCAAACGCGGCTTCGGCGTACCGTGGATGGGCGTCGTTGCCATGGCGTTTGCCCACTATCCCGAATTCTACCAGCGCCTATGGTCTTCGATCGAACCCGTCGTAGCGACAAACGCCTTTGGTGATGCTTGCCGCGAGCTCCGCGACTGCGTCGAGGCGCAGGCGGGTGTTTTTGCGCCACCTGCGATCAGCGCACGGCTGGCTGCGATCGGATATGACACCACCGAGGTCACGCAGATCACTACCTGCAACGAGGTGTTCTCCGCCGGAAACATGCCCTATTTGCTGTTGGCGTCACTGGCCCGGGCGCTGCTAGAAGGTCATGAATGGACTGGTCGAGGCCACGGCTCCACGCTGCCCCGCCCGGCTGATGACATGACACATCCGGTTCTGATGGAACCGCATCATGCTGACCCGGAAACGGCGGCGCTCTATGATGACATTCGTGAAACACTGGGGCTGCCCTTCGTCAATACGGACTATCGGGCATTTGCGCGCTGGCCAAGTTACTTCAATTTGGCATGGCACGATCTGAAGCCTGTGATCCAGTCTACCGCCTACGAACCAGCGGTTTCGCTAATCCATAGCCGCTCGGTTGCACTGGCTGTCGCTTTGCCAAATGTTACCAGTTTGTCATCCGAAGACCTGATCGAAGCCGCCGCCCGCGACGCAGATCCGGCAGAAGTTCTGGCTGTTGTGCAGCTGTTTCAATGGCTGCTTCCGGGTTTGGCGTTCAATGTTGCTTATTTCCGCGCTCAGCTCATCCGCTCAACTTTGTAA
- a CDS encoding LysR substrate-binding domain-containing protein has protein sequence MIDRPKIVTGVPTSFTCTNPWLGPTDPEKFDPLSTATDLRIGAFDYELTSVIPKLVAEMCNLSPNIDVQAYPFVYSEALDALVHGRIDLAIGYFDIPQKSGASFVVEDLYTEHYVLAGRRDHPLLTANPTLDDMAQVDHLLVSPHGLIRNRVDEALRIQGYKRNIRTVVPSLFSALSIIEKPDLFVTLPERVAQTNGQHFDIVHRPLPIEVGGFQLQAVRHARNANSPLHFWLLENMRRVASL, from the coding sequence TTGATCGACAGGCCGAAGATCGTAACCGGCGTTCCAACCTCTTTCACGTGCACGAACCCGTGGCTTGGCCCAACAGACCCGGAAAAATTCGACCCACTTTCCACTGCGACCGACCTCAGGATCGGCGCGTTCGATTACGAACTGACGAGTGTGATACCAAAGCTTGTTGCCGAAATGTGCAACCTCAGCCCAAACATTGATGTACAGGCCTATCCATTCGTCTATAGCGAGGCGCTCGACGCTCTTGTGCATGGACGGATCGACCTCGCCATTGGATACTTTGATATTCCACAAAAAAGCGGGGCGTCTTTTGTTGTCGAGGACCTCTATACAGAGCACTACGTTCTGGCTGGTCGCCGCGACCACCCTCTCTTGACTGCAAACCCGACACTCGATGACATGGCGCAAGTGGACCACCTGCTTGTGTCGCCCCACGGTCTGATCAGAAACAGGGTGGACGAAGCGTTGCGAATTCAAGGCTACAAAAGAAATATTCGCACGGTCGTTCCCTCGCTTTTTTCGGCGCTCTCGATCATCGAAAAACCGGATCTTTTCGTAACGCTGCCCGAGCGTGTCGCCCAAACCAATGGACAACATTTCGATATCGTCCACAGACCATTGCCGATTGAGGTCGGCGGTTTTCAACTGCAAGCTGTTCGACACGCACGCAATGCCAACAGTCCGCTCCACTTTTGGCTGCTCGAAAACATGCGCCGGGTTGCGTCCCTTTAG
- a CDS encoding sarcosine oxidase subunit gamma — protein MLDLNPITPLGATTLHQEQYEGLMIGEVFDRAMVSISSRHGRNQDLMSCLSEKLDLKLPGVSEFIENGDFGAFWTASDQWMFDAPHDAKSCLADKIKEIVDDAASVTDQTDGWCRFRLSGPRSVEIFQFLCTVDVSALVQGQVVKTLIEHTGCFVLCRQKAIEYEIIGPVSVVSDVLHALQAAARTLNAVHKA, from the coding sequence GTGCTTGACCTGAACCCAATCACCCCTTTGGGGGCAACAACTCTGCATCAAGAGCAGTACGAAGGCCTTATGATCGGCGAAGTCTTTGACCGGGCAATGGTATCGATCAGCAGCCGCCATGGCCGAAATCAGGATTTGATGTCGTGCCTGTCCGAAAAGCTGGACCTAAAGTTGCCCGGCGTTTCGGAGTTTATCGAGAATGGGGACTTCGGCGCATTCTGGACTGCCTCGGATCAGTGGATGTTTGACGCACCGCATGATGCAAAAAGTTGCCTTGCCGATAAGATAAAAGAGATTGTCGATGACGCGGCGTCTGTGACAGATCAGACAGATGGCTGGTGTCGCTTCCGGTTAAGTGGCCCACGAAGCGTTGAAATTTTTCAGTTCCTTTGCACTGTTGATGTTTCTGCTTTGGTGCAAGGGCAGGTCGTCAAAACTTTGATTGAGCATACTGGCTGCTTTGTCCTATGTCGCCAAAAAGCAATTGAATATGAAATCATTGGACCTGTTTCAGTGGTCAGTGATGTGCTGCATGCGCTGCAAGCAGCAGCACGGACTTTGAACGCAGTGCACAAAGCTTAG